The segment TCCTCGTCGGCGCGCGCCTCGCGCAGCGCGTCAACCAGGCACCAGATGGTGATTGTGACCATCGAAAGCCCGATGATCCTGGGAAAGAACCCCGGCCCCAAACGCCCCGAGCGCGTCAGAAAGCTCAGATCGGTAAAGGCGATATAGGTGTAAAAGACGCCGCCGGCGAGTACGGCAAGCAGAAAGGCGATGCGCATGAGCGTGAGATCCCGCTGAAAACAGGGCCGACTGCGAGAGACGTTCGCAATCGACCCCGGATTGTTCTGATGATGTCAGTCGATGGCGCCGACAGAGCGCAGCACTTCTTCGAACCCGGTCTTGGTATTGGTAAGGAAGGTCCGGAAATCCTCGCCATAGATCACCGTCGGGGTCAGGGTGTTGCTGTTGATGTATTCGCCCCATTCAGGCGTATCGACCACCTTCTTCATCGTGGCGATCCACCAGTCCTGCACCTCGGTCGGAGCGTCCGGCGCCAGGATCAGACCGCGCGGCATCGACACACCGATATCATAGCCCAGGTCGCCCATCGTCGGCACCCCCTTGAGGGCGGCTGGCAGCGACTGACCCGAATAGACCAGCGGACGCAGATCGCCCGAATCGATCAGGCCTAGGATCTCGCCCGGGTTACCAACCATCGCATCGAGCGATTCTGACAACAGCGCAGTGGTCTGATCCGACATTGAATTGAACGAGACATAGTCAAATTCGAACCCTGCGCGCTTGGCAAACAAAGTCGGCACGATAAAGTCCACATTGACGGTGCCGGTGCCGCCAATCGCCATCGGCTGTTCCTTGGCCGCGGCGATAAACTCCTGAATGTTCTGGTATTCAGACGATCCATTGACCACCAGAACCAGATCGTCGGTCGCCAACAACGCAACCGGGGTGAAATCCGCAGGCTGCCACGGTGTATCCGCCTGCAACGGCGTGGTCACAAAGCTGCCCGACGTAGTCGAGATTGCATATGGATCGCCGGACTGACCGAACAGATGCCCCCAGCCGACAGCGCCCGAACCACCTGCACGGTTCTCGGCACGAATATCGCCGGGATAAAGGTCATATTTGGCCAGGATATCAATGATGGTGCGGGCCATGATGTCGTTGCCGCCACCGGGGCCAAAGGCGATAGTCCAGTCCAGCGTTTCGTCCGCAGACGGGTAAACTTGGGCATTTGCAACCGGTGCAAATGCCAGCGGCGCAACAATGGCTGCCGCAAGCGATGTGGCGCGCAGCCACGATCCGCTGAAATTCAGAGTGATAGTCATGGTGTCCTCCCTTTTTTGGTCGTCTTATCTGCGGAACGCCCCCTCCTCAGGTCGGGAACCGCAAACAACGACAGGGTTTTCCCTGTCGATTTCCAGTGTTCAGAGCGTCGCCTGAAGTCGGGCCTTTCCATTCATGTGATGTTGCGCGCCGTGGCGACGTGCGGCCTCAGTATCGCCGCTCTCGATGGCGGCGACGATCAGGTCATGTTCGGTGTTCGACTGAATCAGCGACGCCGCGCCGCTAAGCACCCGCAGTCGCATCAGCTGCACTTCTTTGCCAAGAGAGGTATACAGCGTCTTGGCCCGGCCCGCGCCGGACGCAGCCGCAATACTGTCATGGAATGCCAGATTCAGCTGAAAATAGAGCGCCTCGTCGCCGGTACCGATTGCCACGTTCATCTGATCAACAAAACTGCGCAGCCCGGCGGATGTCGTTGCATCGCTCCGTTCAGCGGCCAGCGCGCAGAGATAGCCCGCCATCATCGCCCGCAGATCATACAGTTCGAGTGCATCCTCGATCGACAGCTTGCGAACAAAGACGCCCTGATTGGCAACCGTGGTCACCAACCCTTCCTTTTCCAGCGACCGCGCCGCTTCGCGCACCGGGCCACGACTGACGCCAAGCTGTTCGGCAAGGATATTCTCGTTCAGCCGCTCGCCTGCTTCGACCTCGCCGTTCAGGATCATGCGCTCCAATTCGTCGCGGATCTCCATCACCAGCGGGCGTTGTCGCCGCAGGGCCAGGGCCTCTTTCATGTTCAGACGTGCTTCCATAGTGGCATGACACAGTTAGAATTGTAGATTGTCAACAATATTCTGTTGATTGACAAATAACCCAAGGCTAAAGAATGTCTGCGTCACCAGCCGACCCGGCACCGCTTGCGCATGACGCGGGGCACGTGCGGCAAGTGGCGCGAAAATCAGGTAAAACGGGGAATTCGACCAAATGACCGACCAAATACTTTTGGGAAAGACGGCGTTCGTCACAGGCTCTGGCCAGAATATCGGTCGGGCGGTTGCGGTCCATCTTGGACAAATGGGGTGCAACGTCGTGATCAACGGCGCAACCAACGAGGCAGCCTGCCGCGAAACAGCAGAGCTGGTTCAGCAGGCGGGCGGGCAGACGCTGGTCCTCATGGGGGATGTCGGGCGGGCGGATGTACTGGCAGGGATGACCGGCGCGGCATTGGAGCAGTTTGGCTGCGTCGATATTCTGATCAACAACGCGGCGCGGCGCCCACACAAACCGTTTCTCGAAATGTCTGATGACGACTGGCACGCCGTGGTCGACACCGCGCTGACCGCTGCCTTTCGCACCAGCCGCGCGTTTCTGCCCGGAATGGTCGACAAGGGTTGGGGGCGGATCGTCAACTTTGCCGGGATGAAGGCAATCCGGGGCTATTTCGAAGGCGCGCCCATTTCGGCGGCCAAGCATGGCGTCTGGGGCCTGACCAAGGCGCTGTCGCAAGAATTCGCGCCCAAGGGGATCACCGTCAATGCCGTCTCTCCGGGTCAGATCCGCAAGGATACTGAGTCCGAAGACGACCCCCGGCGCGCCGCCGCCATCCCAACGGGTTTCATGGGTGTTTCAGACGACATCGCCGCCATGGTCGCTTTTCTGGCAAGCCCACAGGCCAGGTTCGTCTCCGGGCAGATGATCGCCGTGAATGGCGGTCAAGAGACCTGAGACAACCAACCAAATCTGCGCCGCCTGTGAGCGTTCTGATCCACGGGCCGTATCATTCTGACAGCGGGCAGGCCCGATGAAAAAAGGGCCCTGACGGATTATCCCCGTCAAGGCCCCTCCCCCACCGTTCACGAGTTCATGCGACAGCATGATCACCAATTTCGATAAACCTCAGAGGATAGTGGCCCAATCTTCGAGCTGCCCGTCATCCTCATCAAATTCGCCTTGCAGATGGATGATCTGATCGTCCCCAAGCATAAGCGTCGTCAGCGGGTTTTCGCCGTCATCGCTCTGGGTCACACGCACGTCTGCTAAATCGAAATCAACGCCCCCATCGATCGCAATGGTGTCGCGACCCGGCGTAAAATCCGTGATCGTCGTCTCGAAATTTTCCTCGGTCGAAAATCGAAAGGTATCGAAGCCATAACCTCCGGTCACCTCGTTGGTGCCCGCTCCGGGCAAAAGTATATCGCCGTTCTGCCCGCCCAGCAGGGTGTCGTCGCCGTCGTCGCCCAGCAGGATATCCGCTCCTTTTCCGCCTTTCAGGTAGTCATTGCCGCCCTCGCCGAACAGCCGGTCATTACCGCTGCCGCCCTTGAGAGTGTCATCGCCTATGCGGCCCCGCAGATCGTCGTCGCCAGCGTTGCCGACCACCGAATCGTCACCTCTGCCACCGTTGAGCGTGTCTGCCCCCTGCGTGCCGATCAGAGTGTCGTCGCCTTTGTGCCCCTTGATGTGATGCTGCCACGGCTTGAGTGCGATGTATTCGTCCAGGTCAACCTCGCGGGTCGTGGTGGGCACAGGCGCTTCGTCAACGTCATCCTCTGCGGAATCGGCAAGTGCCTCTTGTTGCGCGGGCAACACCGGCGTTTGCGATTGCTCCACTATGCCGGTGTATTCCTGAAACGCCTCGGTCGGTGCGATGCCGGTGATGACCACCTGCATGATCTCTCCGGGCTCCAGCCGCACTGTCAAAAAGCCATTATCGTGCACATCTTCGGGGTTCTCCTCGCGCAGCACAGCGGTCGAACTGTTGCTGCCTGCTGCTTCGCCGTCGGCAACACCCAGCACCTGCACAGACATTGAATCAAAGCCGGTGATAAGGTTGGCAAGGTCGATTTCGGTTTCCTCGGTCTCGCTTGCTGTAGAGGCCAGGAAAAACACCAGTTCGCCGTTGCCGTGAAATGCATGAACGTCAAGATCGCCCAAATCCGCCTCGGTCGCGTCCGAAGCCGGATCAAGGTCCAGCATCGTCTTGCCTGGGATCGTGTCGCTCATCAGGCGAAACATCACGCCTGGCGCTGTCAGCGCAGTGTGGCTGAACCCCATGCTCAGAGAATTGTCCGAATTCTGCAAAAGCGGCCAGGCGTATGCGGCATCAACGCCGCTCGCGACGAATTCCTCGACCATATTTAACATCTCGTGCGCCTGAAAAAGGCCATAATCTTCGTCACGCTCAAATGCCGCAGAGGAGCCAGACTGATTCCACTCGGTCACATAAATGTCTAAATCTTCATATTCTTCGCCCCAGGTGCCGTTTATAATATCCAGTTGATATCCGCGTTGACCCGAAACGGCTGGCTCTTTTGAATAGGTATGGGAAACAATTCCGTCGATGTGATCAATTTCACCATCTTCAAAGCTGCTCATGATAATTTCGTTTGAAATCACCGACCAATTCGGCTGACCATTGCCGCGGATAATGTCGCTATCCAGGTCGAGGTCGTATTTTTCATTCAAATCTGCCACGACATCAGCAGCGTCCCAATCCGCGTAATGTTCGTTCAACGATGCGTAATCAAAATCTGTCCCCATCTGGATGACCACATCCACGTCGCCGGTTGCAGCGCCAATGGTGTCTGAGACGAGGCGCAGTTCGTCGTCGATCACTGCCGACATCTCGGCCGAAAGACGGCCGTACTCCATCGAGTTCATGCGACCGGAACCCCAGTATTCATTGCCAATTTCGAAGGCCGCAACCTCGGCCTCTCCATAGACGCCGGTCACAACATCATGGACAAAATCGCGCAGCTCTTCCTCATCAAAGCCCGGCAGGCGGTCGCCGTTGGCGTCAACCTGACTGGACAACATGGTCCGTGTCGGAAGCACGATGGTCACACTGGCGCCGACCTCATCCGCCATCTGCATAAAATCAGACAGCGGAATAAAGCTCTGCTCAAGCCCGTTTTCATTTCCCACAACAATTGTGGCGTCCGGGTTCGCTATATCAAAATACTCTTCTGTCAGAGAACCACCAGGATAACGCATAGACGTTACACCAAGATCCGTTACCAGATCCGAATAAGAGCCTTCGCCTTCAGTGTAACCGCGAGGCGCAAGGATATTCCCACCAAAGATGCCATTGGTCGCCTGATCCCCTACAATTCCGGAAACTTCTATCGTTGGCATCTCTCACTCCTGAAACAATCAAGTGAGAGTTTTTTAGGATTCCAGGGGTTCTGGCGTTAGGTCTTCAGGCGGATATCAAATTGCAACAGAAGACGAAATTCTATCCAGCCGTATAGGGTCGGTTCCAAACGGCGCGGTTTAACAATGGGTTCTGTCGCAAAAGTTGCGAAACTGCGCTGCAACCTCTGTCAGCTGACCGGCTGCGCGTCGTCCTTGAGCAGGTCGCGCAATTGCCGCCGCCGCGAGATCCCCAGTTTCGCGTACCCCCGCTTGCGGTAAGTCGCGACGGTGGACGGCCGCAGGCTGAGGGACGAGGCGAGCTCGGCCTCGCTGCTACCGACTCCCAGCTCGGCAAGGATCTGCGCCTCTCTTGTGCTGAGTTCGGGCGACAGGCGACGCAAACGGTCGGCCAGGCCGGATTGCGACGGCAGGGCGGCCGCGTCTGACAGCGCGTGGTGCCGTGCCAGCGCCGCGATCAGAATCGGGGCAGTGACGCAGACCTGATCAATGGCATCGCCGGAAAACGGTGTACGGTCGCGCATACGGTAAGCGTTGATCGTATAGCTGGTCGGCCCCTGGCCCAGCATGATCGACAGACGATCACCGACTTCGCCAGCACCATAACATTCCAGGCGGTATTCCAGATCCCGAATCGACCGGCTGGCCCGCCGCGCCACCAGCACGCTGCCATGGGCCCGCCCCAGATTGGCCTGGGTTGCGGTGTCGCGGTTCCAGTAGACATTGGCGTAGCGCAGCGACGCCACATGCGCGAATACCGAATGCCGTGCATCGCGGCTTTCGGCGACGATCAGAGTGGGGGTGTCCCCATGGGCAAAGGCCGAACACATGTCGGCGTCCAGTTCCTCGGACAGCACACGCATCAGCGCGACCCCAAAGCCATCCATCGCGATCGCTGCCACAAGGCGCGACAGGTTTTCAGAGCCGGTCATGCAGCGGTCCTTCTTGTCCCTGTTTTTCGATGACACCACCCCAATGTGGGTCGCCTATATCTGGCCCCACACACGAACTGCGAACGCGAGGAGGACCCATGTCGCTGAAACCGAAACTGCCGAATGTCAAAGGCCTGTATCACTATTCCTTTCCCTGCCGGGATGCCGAAGAAACCCGCGCCTTTTACGAGGATATCCTGGGTTTGCCGCTGGTCGCCTGCATGCAGTCCGACCGGGTGCCCAGCACCGGCGAATATGGCCCTTATGTGCATTTCTTTCATGAAATGGGCGACGGGTCGTATTTTGCCTTCTTCGATCTGGGCAGGAACGACATGCCGGAACCGTCGCCCAACACGCCGGACTGGGTAATGCACTTTGCGGTCGAAGTGGACACCGTCGCGGATGTTCTGACCTACAAGGCGCGTCTGAACGAGTGTGGTGTCGAGACGACGGATATCGTCGATCACGGCTTCATCAACTCGATCTACTTCTTCGATCCCAACGGCCTGCGGCTCGAGATCACCGCGCGGGTCGATAAACCCGGCGAGATCGAGCAGATGGCCCGCGAGGCCCATCAGGGGCTGAAGAAATGGCAGGAAAAGAAGGCCGGGCTGATCGCTGACCGCGCCAAGATCGCCGAACCAACCTGACGTCAGCCTTGATCGGCCGACCCGCGCCGACCGGAAAAGCCCCGCTGCGACACAGCGGGGCTTTTTGTCAGATATGTCAGACGCCCAAAGCATCCGAAAACAGGGTCATGGTCCGGGCCCAGGCCAGGTTGGCGCTGCCCTCATCATAGCTGGCGCGGGCGTCGCAGTTGAACCCGTGGCCCGCGTCATAAAGGTGGATACCCAGTTCGGGGCGGCGTTCGCGTATTGTCTCGACATTCTCCATCGAGATCGAATGATCCTCGCGGCCGAAATGCAGCATGGTCGGGCAACGCGGCATCTTGTCGGCGACGGGGGCGATCTGGCCACCGTAATAACTGACGGCAGCACTGATCCCGTCAAGTCGGGCAGCGGACTGGAACGCCAGCGACCCGCCAAGGCAGAACCCGACCACGCCCACCTTCAGACCCTGCGCCGCAAGGTGCGCGCGCGCGGCATCGACATCCGCCAGCGCATTGTCCCAGTTGAAATCCTTGAGGAACGGTCGCGCGGCGTCGACATCCTCGGGGGAATAGCCGCTTTCGAACCCGGGCTGCACCCGGTCGAACAGCGCTGGCGCTACAGCGACATAACCCGCAGCCGCAAAGCGGTCGGCAACGCTGCGAATATGCGGGTTCACGCCGAAAATTTCCTGTAGCACGATGACGCCCGCGCGCGCGCCTTGGGCAGTGGCCTCATAGGCGCCGGGGGCAAAGCCGTCCTTGGCGCTTAGCTGAATATGTTGTCCCATTGCTGGTCCGTTCCTTTCTTGTGGTTTGGATCATTGCAGGCCTCACTTGATGGTGGCGCCCAGTGTCTCGCTCATGGCGCGGCTGACGCGCTTCATCACGGTGGCAATTCCACCGTCCGGTCCCAGATCTGCCGCGTTGCTTAGGCCAAGCGCGGTGATCGCAGCGCAGATCGTGTTGTCGCTGTCAAAGACCGGGCAGGACAGGCCGAAAAACCCCGAATGGATCTGGTTGTGGGTGGCCGCCACCCCCAACTCACGGATACCGTCCAACTCCTTGCGGGTCTGCGCCAGCAACCCGGGGCGGGCCGCGTCTTCGATCTGGGCGATGGCGATCCATTCGCGTTCCTTGAGATGCGCCATAAAGGTGCGCCCGGTGGCGGTCGACATCAGCGGCAACACATAGCCGACCCGCACAGAAAGCGGCACAGGCAGTTCGCTGTCCAGCCGGAACACAATCGTCGCACCACGATTACCCCAGACCGATAACGAGATCGAGGTACTGGTTTCCTCAAGCGCCTGCGGCAGCATTTCGCGCCCCAGATCAACCACATTCAACTGGTTGATCGCCGCCAGCCCAAGCTGCAGCGCGGTCGGTCCAAGGCCGTAATGCGACGTCGCCCCATCCTGCACGACAAGTCCGAGCCGCTGAAAGCTCACAAGATACAGATGCGCCTTGGACGGAGCCATGCCCGCCCGTTCAGCGAGCGTCTTGAGTGGCAGCTTGCCGTGTACCGCCGACAGACGACGGATCAGTTCAAAGCCGACCTCGACCGACTGGATTCCCCTTCGCTGATCTTTTTGATCAGGGCTCTTAGCGTCTTGCATGTTCACCGTCCTGATTGCTCTTGACCTATACTAAATTTTTCATCATTCTACAACTGAATTTGACGAAAGTGAATCTCTCATCACCGCATGAAGGTTTTACACGTCGCGGGAGGAACGATGAATTCTATAGATAGACGCGAAGCGGGCCTGAATGAAAAGGCCTGCGATCTGAGAACTTTTCTGCAACAGCTCCGCATGTCGGGCGAAATCAAAGAGTTCTTGGACCCGGTCGAGCTGGGCGATGTTGCCGCGGAATTTGAGGCGACTGACAAGGCCGTGATGTTTCATGCCGCCGGGGGCGTCGGCGGACGTCTGGTCGGAAACGTGGCCGGTAGCCGCGGCCGGCTGGCACTCGCCTTTGGTACCGATGCTGCGGGGTTGCTGAACGAGGTGATGGGTCGGCTCGCCAAACCGCAGGTCAGCCACGAGGTCGCAGGTGAACAGGCCCCGGCGCAAGAGGTTGTATTGACCGGCGAAGAGGCGGATTTTTCGGTGCTGCCCGTCCATCTGCAACATGGCATGGACGGTGGGCCCTATATCTCGTCCTCAATGGATATTGTCGTCGATCCACGCAACGGCCTGTCCAATGTCGGCATCCGTCGCCTGATGGTGCGTGGCCGTCGCGAGGCCGGTGTCGATCTGGTGGCGCCAAGCGACCTCAAGGCGATCTACGAACATTTTGTCGCGCAGAAACAGCACATGCCAGTCGCCTTTGTGGTCGGCTCGCACCCGATCGACCATGTTGCCGCAACGATGCGGATTCCGGTGGACGAGGTCGGCCTGATGGCATCGCTGCGCGGCGCGCCGATGCCGGTGGTGAAATGCGTCACCAACGATCTGATGGTGCCCGCCGATGCGGAATATGTCCTCGAAGGATATCTGGATTGCGCCGGTCATGTCGAAGCCGAAGGCCCCTATGGCGAATTCCTTGGCTATTACGGCGGGGTTAAGCAGAACCCGGTCTTCCACCTGACCGCGATCACCCATCGCCGCGACCCGATCTTCCAGACCTCGACCATCGCGGGGCCGAACCTGGGCCAGACCGACAGCGCCCAGCTGATCGCGCTGCGCACCGAGGTCACGATCTGGCGCGCACTGGAAACCGCTGTACGCGAGCCGCTGAACGTCCACGCCACCACCGCGTCGGGCGGCATGTTCAACCTTCGCGTGTCAATGCGCCAGCGCGTCCCCGGCGAAGCGCGCAACGCCATCGCCGCCTGTTTCGGGTCGCTGGCCAACGTCAAACATGTGTTCGTCTTCGATCCTGACATCGACATCTTTTCGGACCGTCAATGCGACTGGGCGCTGGCCACACGGCTTCAGGCCGACCGTGACATCATCATCCAGTCGGGGATGCGCACGCTGCCGCTCGACCCCTCTTTGGCAGGGGCACGGGTCGGGTCCAAGGCCGGGTTCGACTGCACCATGCCGATCGAGGTGGCCCGCACGCTTGAGGCCCGCGTGCCGCTGCCGCCGGTCTTTGGCCCGTCCTCGGCCGCGTCGGTAGAAGAGGCTCTGGCCGAGGGTGCCAAGACCTATGGCGAATTGATGAGCGCAATCGGCACCAAGGACGGCCGCGAAATCTTTGCCGTCTTCGATATGCTGCGCGCGGCGGGACGGCTGGACCGGGATGCGGATGGCCGCTGGTGCCTGTCGGGGTCCGGGGGGGCGGCGTAAATGTCGCCGCGCGACGTCTCTGCCCGCGACGCTGACGCCGGTCGTCCCTGGATCGGTCGCGCATTGCCCCGCTTCGAGGACAAGCGCCTGCTGGCCGGCAAGGGCCGGTATACCGACGATTTTCACCTGCCGAACGAGGCGATCGGGATCTTTGTCCGCTCGCCCTATGCCGCTGCACAAATCCTGTCGATCGACACCGGCGATGCCGCCGCGATGCCCGGTGTTCTGGCGGTCATCACCGGCCAGGATTATCTGGACGAAGGCGGCCAGCCGCTGCGCCATTTCGCCGATCCGGCCGATGCCCGCGACCATACCCGGCGGGCCCTGGGTGGTGATGACGGCAACCATGTGATCGACCTTGGCCATCTGCCGATGCCGGTCGACCGGGTCCGGTATCCCGGCGAACCGGTGGCGTTGGTGGTGGCCGAAACGCTGCATCAGGCGCTTGACGCCGCCGAGGCTGTGGCGGTGGACTACGAGGAAACCGGTTTTGTCGTCTCAGCCGAGGCGGCGCTGGAACCCGGCGCGCCGCTGGTCGACCCGCAGATCCCCGGCAACTGCGCCGTGCGCGCGGAATTCGGTGACCGCGCTGCTGCCGAGGCCGCGATTGCAGCCGCGCCTTGCGTGATTGAGCAGCGTTTTCCCAATCAGCGGATCGTCAATGCGCAGATGGAGCCACGGTCGGTCGTGGTGGAATATGACGCCGCCAGCGACCTGCTGCACATGATCGCGGGCAGTCAGGGCGCGGTGCGCCAGCGTGACACACTCGCCGCCGCCCTCGGATTGGAGCGGGACCGGGTCGAGGTGACATGCCCCGACACCGGCGGCGGCTTTGGCCCGCGCACCAACCTGTCGTCGGAACAGCCGATCCTTGCCATTGCCGCGCGGCGGCTCGGGCGTCCGGTGCGCTGGACCTCGACCCGGTCGGAAAGCTTTCTGACCGATTTCGGTGGCCGCGATCTGATTTATAGCGCCCGGATGGGGCTGGACAGCGATGGCCGCATTCTGGGCTACTCGTGCGAGATGACCGGCAATGTCGGTGCCTATACGGTGGCTTTTGTGCCGATGGCCAACAGCTTTCGCGTGATGACCACGGTCTACCACGTGCCAGCCGCCGGGGTCCGCATCCGCGGGGCGATGACCAACACCGTGCCGACCGCACCCTATCGCGGCGCCGGTCGGCCCGAAGCGACCTACACGATGGAACGTATGCTGGATCTTGCCGCGCGCAAGCTGGGACTGGACCGGCTTGAGATCCGGCGCCGCAATCTGGTGCCAAGAGCGGCGCTGCCCTATACCACGGCCATGGGCCTGACCTATGACAGCGGCGATTTTGCAGCCAATATGGCACAGGTTCAGGAACTGGCAGATATAGCTGGTTTTGACGCCCGCCACACTGATGCTGCCCAACGTGGCAAACTGGCCGGGATCGCGCTGGCCAATTATATCGAAAGCCCGGTCGGCATCCCGCACGAACGTATCGACACCACGGTGCTGCCTGACGGCGTGGTCGAGGTGGTCACCGGAACGCAATCAACTGGACAGGGGCACGAGACCAGCTTTGCCCAAGTGATGGCTGACCGGCTGGGCGTGACGCCGTACCAGGTGCGGCTGATCTCGGGCGATACCCGGCGGGTTGTGTCGGGGGGCGGGTCACATTCCGACCGCTCGATGCGGCTGGGTGGGGCGTTGATGGTGGAAACCTCGGCGCGGATTGTTGAGCGCGCCCGCGCCATCGCGGCGCATGTCCATGACGCGGCAGAGGCCGCAGTTCAGTGGGACGGCGCGCTGATCCGGATCGACGGGCGCAACGAGGCGCTGAGCCTGTTTGACGTGGCAAGGCTGACCGAGACAGCGGATCTGCCGGATGATCTGGCCGGACCGCTGACCGCCAGCGCCAGCTTTACCGGGCGGATGCCGGCCTATCCCACGGGATCGGCGGTGTGCGAGGTCGAGGTAGATCCGGAAACCGGGCAGGTCGCGATCACGCGCTACACCTCGATCGACGACGTCGGCCAGCCGATCAACCCGCTGATCCTGCACGGTCAGGTCCATGGCGGCATCGTTCAAGGCACGGGCCAAGCACTGTCCGAGGCGGCGTTCACCGATCCCGACACCGGGCAAGTGCTGACCGGCAGCTTCATGGATTACGGCATGACCCGCGCCGCCGACATGCCAAGCTTTGCGGTCGATATGGTCGAAGACCCGACCGCAGGCAATCCGCTGCGCGTCAAGGGCGGCGGCGAAAGCGGGATCACCCCGGCGCTGGCCACCACAATGAACGCGATCATCGACGCGCTGACGCCGCTCGGGGTGACGCATCTGGACATGCCCGCAACGCCGGGACGGGTCTGGGAGGCCATTCAGGCCGCCGCAGGCAAGAGAGGGGAGCAGACATGACCAAAGAGAC is part of the Puniceibacterium sp. IMCC21224 genome and harbors:
- a CDS encoding tripartite tricarboxylate transporter substrate binding protein; protein product: MTITLNFSGSWLRATSLAAAIVAPLAFAPVANAQVYPSADETLDWTIAFGPGGGNDIMARTIIDILAKYDLYPGDIRAENRAGGSGAVGWGHLFGQSGDPYAISTTSGSFVTTPLQADTPWQPADFTPVALLATDDLVLVVNGSSEYQNIQEFIAAAKEQPMAIGGTGTVNVDFIVPTLFAKRAGFEFDYVSFNSMSDQTTALLSESLDAMVGNPGEILGLIDSGDLRPLVYSGQSLPAALKGVPTMGDLGYDIGVSMPRGLILAPDAPTEVQDWWIATMKKVVDTPEWGEYINSNTLTPTVIYGEDFRTFLTNTKTGFEEVLRSVGAID
- a CDS encoding GntR family transcriptional regulator encodes the protein MKEALALRRQRPLVMEIRDELERMILNGEVEAGERLNENILAEQLGVSRGPVREAARSLEKEGLVTTVANQGVFVRKLSIEDALELYDLRAMMAGYLCALAAERSDATTSAGLRSFVDQMNVAIGTGDEALYFQLNLAFHDSIAAASGAGRAKTLYTSLGKEVQLMRLRVLSGAASLIQSNTEHDLIVAAIESGDTEAARRHGAQHHMNGKARLQATL
- a CDS encoding SDR family NAD(P)-dependent oxidoreductase, encoding MTDQILLGKTAFVTGSGQNIGRAVAVHLGQMGCNVVINGATNEAACRETAELVQQAGGQTLVLMGDVGRADVLAGMTGAALEQFGCVDILINNAARRPHKPFLEMSDDDWHAVVDTALTAAFRTSRAFLPGMVDKGWGRIVNFAGMKAIRGYFEGAPISAAKHGVWGLTKALSQEFAPKGITVNAVSPGQIRKDTESEDDPRRAAAIPTGFMGVSDDIAAMVAFLASPQARFVSGQMIAVNGGQET
- a CDS encoding calcium-binding protein, yielding MPTIEVSGIVGDQATNGIFGGNILAPRGYTEGEGSYSDLVTDLGVTSMRYPGGSLTEEYFDIANPDATIVVGNENGLEQSFIPLSDFMQMADEVGASVTIVLPTRTMLSSQVDANGDRLPGFDEEELRDFVHDVVTGVYGEAEVAAFEIGNEYWGSGRMNSMEYGRLSAEMSAVIDDELRLVSDTIGAATGDVDVVIQMGTDFDYASLNEHYADWDAADVVADLNEKYDLDLDSDIIRGNGQPNWSVISNEIIMSSFEDGEIDHIDGIVSHTYSKEPAVSGQRGYQLDIINGTWGEEYEDLDIYVTEWNQSGSSAAFERDEDYGLFQAHEMLNMVEEFVASGVDAAYAWPLLQNSDNSLSMGFSHTALTAPGVMFRLMSDTIPGKTMLDLDPASDATEADLGDLDVHAFHGNGELVFFLASTASETEETEIDLANLITGFDSMSVQVLGVADGEAAGSNSSTAVLREENPEDVHDNGFLTVRLEPGEIMQVVITGIAPTEAFQEYTGIVEQSQTPVLPAQQEALADSAEDDVDEAPVPTTTREVDLDEYIALKPWQHHIKGHKGDDTLIGTQGADTLNGGRGDDSVVGNAGDDDLRGRIGDDTLKGGSGNDRLFGEGGNDYLKGGKGADILLGDDGDDTLLGGQNGDILLPGAGTNEVTGGYGFDTFRFSTEENFETTITDFTPGRDTIAIDGGVDFDLADVRVTQSDDGENPLTTLMLGDDQIIHLQGEFDEDDGQLEDWATIL
- a CDS encoding helix-turn-helix transcriptional regulator, whose protein sequence is MTGSENLSRLVAAIAMDGFGVALMRVLSEELDADMCSAFAHGDTPTLIVAESRDARHSVFAHVASLRYANVYWNRDTATQANLGRAHGSVLVARRASRSIRDLEYRLECYGAGEVGDRLSIMLGQGPTSYTINAYRMRDRTPFSGDAIDQVCVTAPILIAALARHHALSDAAALPSQSGLADRLRRLSPELSTREAQILAELGVGSSEAELASSLSLRPSTVATYRKRGYAKLGISRRRQLRDLLKDDAQPVS
- a CDS encoding VOC family protein, which codes for MSLKPKLPNVKGLYHYSFPCRDAEETRAFYEDILGLPLVACMQSDRVPSTGEYGPYVHFFHEMGDGSYFAFFDLGRNDMPEPSPNTPDWVMHFAVEVDTVADVLTYKARLNECGVETTDIVDHGFINSIYFFDPNGLRLEITARVDKPGEIEQMAREAHQGLKKWQEKKAGLIADRAKIAEPT
- a CDS encoding dienelactone hydrolase family protein, translated to MGQHIQLSAKDGFAPGAYEATAQGARAGVIVLQEIFGVNPHIRSVADRFAAAGYVAVAPALFDRVQPGFESGYSPEDVDAARPFLKDFNWDNALADVDAARAHLAAQGLKVGVVGFCLGGSLAFQSAARLDGISAAVSYYGGQIAPVADKMPRCPTMLHFGREDHSISMENVETIRERRPELGIHLYDAGHGFNCDARASYDEGSANLAWARTMTLFSDALGV
- a CDS encoding IclR family transcriptional regulator encodes the protein MQDAKSPDQKDQRRGIQSVEVGFELIRRLSAVHGKLPLKTLAERAGMAPSKAHLYLVSFQRLGLVVQDGATSHYGLGPTALQLGLAAINQLNVVDLGREMLPQALEETSTSISLSVWGNRGATIVFRLDSELPVPLSVRVGYVLPLMSTATGRTFMAHLKEREWIAIAQIEDAARPGLLAQTRKELDGIRELGVAATHNQIHSGFFGLSCPVFDSDNTICAAITALGLSNAADLGPDGGIATVMKRVSRAMSETLGATIK